The sequence below is a genomic window from Bacillus sp. S3.
GCCGTGACAATCATCCCTTCACCGGCAATCACTTCTGTCCCAGCACCGATGATAATATCGACATTATTCATTATTAAGGGATTACCGGCTTTCCCGATTCCGGCAATTTTTCCATCGCGGATGCCGATATCCGCTTTGTAGATACCCGTGTAGTCTAGAATTACCGCATTCGTAATCACAACATCAGCAATTCCATCGCCACGAGTTACTAGTGGATGCTGCCCCATTCCGTCACGGATTACCTTACCGCCGCCAAACACAACTTCATCCCCATAGTTGGTAAAGTCTTTCTCCACCTGAATCATTAAATCTGTATCTGCTAAACGAATAGAATCTCCTGTCGTAGGGCCATACATTTCAGAGTATTGCCTCCTGGTCATTTTAAAGCTCATTCGTTACACCCCTTTTCCAATGATCCATCTACTTTATTGTTAAAACCGAACACACGGCGTTCCCCGGCGTAATCTATTAATTCAATTTCCTTTTCATCGCCAGGCTCAAAACGAACCGCAGCCCCTGCTGGAATGTTCAGCCGCTTTCCAAACGCTGCTTCACGCTTGAAGCGAAGCGCTTCATTCACTTCAAAAAAATGAAAATGTGAACCTACCTGAACAGGGCGATCGCCGGTATTGATCACTGTTACTTTCGAAACTGTTCTTCCAGCATTACAGATAATCTCTTCTTCTTTTAAAAATAATTCACCAGGTATCATGTCATTGGGCCTCCTGCCGCTAATTATTTTATCGGACTATGTACAGTCACAAGTTTTGTTCCATCAGGAAAGGTTGCTTCTACTTGAATATCATGAATCATTTCCGGAACACCCTCCATGACATCTTCCCGTGACAAAATGGTAGTCCCATATTCCATTAATTCGGCAACCGTTTTTCCATCACGTGCGCCCTCTAACACCTCATAGGTAATGAGAGCAACTGCTTCTGGATAATTTAATTTCAAACCTCTGTCTTTTCGCCGCTTGGAAAGATCTGCAGCCACTACAATCATAAGCTTGTCAATCTCGCGTGGTAATAGTTTCATAGATAAACCTCCTCTAAATTTTTTACATAACGCTCTGAACAGAACTCGCAAAAAAGAGATTCTATCATCGCCGGCCGGAAACCATGTGCCTATACATCATTAAATAAGGTGATGAATGATGATTGGACGATAAAAATATCTGATTGATTCCCAATGATTTATACTATATCATCGTAATTAACATATATCAATTTTTATATATTAATAAAATTATATATGTAAAAATATATACAATTTAACAGCTTTATGGAAATTTCTGAAGAGGAGATTAAGAGAATGAAAACAGACGAACGAAATTCATTATGGGATGGGAAGGTTTATCCCTTCCTAACAGCAGCTCTCAAAGGAATCTCTCAAGTCATTTTGATTGAAAATTCCATCACCGGATTACTAATCCTGATTGCCATCTTGATTTCTTCTATTTATTTAGGGGCCATTGCGCTGCTATCGGCTATGATTGGGACATTAATAGGGATCTTAGGGGGCGTGGATGAAGACACTATCAACCAAGGTTTGCTGAGCTACAACTCCGTCCTTACAGGAATGGCGTTGGCATTATTCTTACAGGGACCTTATATGTGGGTCGTGGCTTTAGCAGGAGCAGCTATAGCAGCCTTTTTAACAGCCGCAATGATGCATTTTATGAAAAATAACGAAGTACCTATTTTGACCTTTCCTTTTATTGTTTTGACATGGTTAATACTGCTTGCGGCTTATAAATTAAAACACCTAACATTAAGCTCTTCCCTAGTCCCTCAGAATTTAACAAGCTGGCAACTAAATATTGCTGGGAAGGTAAATTTACTAGACGGAATTTTCCACGGGATTGGGCAAGTGTTTTTTCTCAATAATACATTGTCCGGTATTCTTGTTTTTATCGCCGTATTTTGGGGAGGCAGAAAACTTGGAGTTTACGCAGCGATTGGAAATGCAGCTGCCATCATCATTGCCTATGTACTTGGCGGGGAACATTCCTTAATCGTCTTAGGACTTTACGGATACAATGCTATCCTAACCATCATGGCTGTATCCGTAGTATTTACCAAGCAACACCATCGCTACACCCTAGTATCAGGCATTATCGCCTCCTGCCTAACAGTTCCCATCACAGCAGGACTTAGTACATGGCTCCTCCCATACGGCCTCCCCGCCCTCACCATGCCATTCGTCCTCTCCACCTGGCTCTTTCTCGGAGCCAGGAAAACCATGCCGAACCTGTAAGGCAGGGGTGAGGCGTGGGGAGGGTTCTCGTGTTTCAAATGATGATTCAGGCTAAAAACCAGCTATGTTTTAAAATAAAATACTGGTAATTGAAAAAAACTAAAGTAAAAGCAAACCAATATGCTCACCTAAAAGCCCGACTAGCACCTATCCTCTTGTCGGGCTTTTTTTACACGTAAAACTTCCGATTGTTTCCTTAAAGATGCGTCCCTGGTCTCCAAATGGAGAACAAGAACCATCCCTATACCCCACCTGATTAGTTGATTTGTATTAAAAATTTATTTAGAGTTATGGTAGATTCCATTTTGTAGATGGCAGGTAAACCAAGGAGGTCCAAATGGGTAAAGGAAAAATATTGATTGTTGAAGATGAAAGAAAAATTGCACGCCTAATTCAATTAGAACTTGAGCATGAAGGATATGAAACGGGTACTGCCTACACAGGCTTAGAAGGTTATTCATTATCTCAACAAGAAAATTGGGACCTGCTGTTATTAGATGTGATGCTGCCTGAATTAAGCGGCCTTGAAGTGTTAAGGAGG
It includes:
- a CDS encoding urease subunit beta — translated: MIPGELFLKEEEIICNAGRTVSKVTVINTGDRPVQVGSHFHFFEVNEALRFKREAAFGKRLNIPAGAAVRFEPGDEKEIELIDYAGERRVFGFNNKVDGSLEKGCNE
- a CDS encoding urease subunit gamma, with amino-acid sequence MKLLPREIDKLMIVVAADLSKRRKDRGLKLNYPEAVALITYEVLEGARDGKTVAELMEYGTTILSREDVMEGVPEMIHDIQVEATFPDGTKLVTVHSPIK
- a CDS encoding urea transporter, with translation MKTDERNSLWDGKVYPFLTAALKGISQVILIENSITGLLILIAILISSIYLGAIALLSAMIGTLIGILGGVDEDTINQGLLSYNSVLTGMALALFLQGPYMWVVALAGAAIAAFLTAAMMHFMKNNEVPILTFPFIVLTWLILLAAYKLKHLTLSSSLVPQNLTSWQLNIAGKVNLLDGIFHGIGQVFFLNNTLSGILVFIAVFWGGRKLGVYAAIGNAAAIIIAYVLGGEHSLIVLGLYGYNAILTIMAVSVVFTKQHHRYTLVSGIIASCLTVPITAGLSTWLLPYGLPALTMPFVLSTWLFLGARKTMPNL